Part of the Streptomyces sp. HSG2 genome, GACCACCGGCAGCATGGCGTTGCGCAGCACGTGCCGACTCCGGACGACCCGGGGGCGCAGACCCTTGGACTCCGCGGTGCGCACGTAGTCCTCGCCCAGGACCTCCAACACGCTGGCCCTGGTCATACGGACGATGACGGCCAGCGGGATCGACGCGAGCGTCACCGCCGGGAGCACCAGGTGCGTCACCGCGTCCCAGGCGGCGTCCAATTCGCCGGTGAGGAGGCCGTCGAGGACGGCGAAACCGGTGACGTTGGTGGCGTCGATGCCGGTGGACTGGCGACCGTAGGTGGGGAAAAGGCCCAACTCGACCGCGAAGACGCCCTTGAGAATGAGCGCCAGGAAGAATACCGGGACGCAGATCCCGACGAGCGACCCGGATACCGCCGTCACGTCCAGCCAGCCGCCCCGGTTGCGGGCGGCGAAGTAGCCCAGCGGCACGCCGACGACGATGGCGATGACCATGGCGGCCAGGGAGAGTTCCACGGTGGCCGGGAAGCGCAACGTGAACTCCTCCCAGACAGGCTGACCCGTCTGGACCGAGGTGCCCAGGTCGAGTTCGCCGATGCGCTTGAGGAAGCGCCAGTACTGGACGTACAGCGGCTGGTCGAGCCCCAGGGCGCGGTTGATCCGCGCGATCTCGGCCTCGGTGGCCTTCTCCCCCAGGATCGCCGAGGCGGGTCCGCCGGGCAGTCGGTTGAGCCAGATGAACAGCAGAACCGACAGGCCGAGCAGGGTGGGAATGAGCTGAAGCAGTCTTCGTACGACGAGACGCAGCACCCCGCATGCCCCTTTCTTACGTGTTTCTCCGCGTACGCGGGTGGTGGTACGCGTGTGCTGTCGTGAACGGGTCCGTCCGGCCGCCGAGTTCGGCGGCCGGACGGACCCGGGGGCCGTGTCCCGGCGCGCGTGGCGCGGAGGCACGGCGGTGCGGTGACCTACTTGAAGGAGACCTCCGCGAAGTACTCCTGTGTCAGCGGGGAGACCTTCGGGGGGTTGACGTTCTTGCCGAAGGCGATGGCGGGCGGCGAGGACGAGATGGGCAGACCGGGCAGGTAGTCCATGATCATCTCGTTGGCCTTCTCGTAGGCCTCGATCCGCTTGACCGGGTCGCCCTCCTGGGAACCGGCGCGCACCGCCTCGAAGAGCTTCTCGTTCTTGAAGCCCCACTGCTTGTCGTACTCGGCGAACCAGGTGCCGATGAAGTTGTAGCCGTCGTTGAAGTCACCGGTCCAGCCGAGCATGTGCAGGGCACAGCCACCCGCCTCGGTGGCGTCCAGGTAGTCCGGGGCCCACTTCATGGGCTTGGGGGTGACCTTGAATCCGGCCTTCTCCAGGTCGGCCTTCATCAGCTCGAAGAGGTCCTGCGGGGCGGGCATGTACGGGCGGGTCACCTCGGTCGGGTAGCAGAACTCGACCTCCAGGCCGCTCTCGCCCGCCTCGCTCAGCAGTTCCTTCGCCTTGGCGGTGTCGTACGCGTAGGTCTTGACCTTGTCCGAGTGGCCGTCGATGGTCTCCGGCATGAACTGGGTGGCGACCTTGCCGCCCTCGGGCAGCTGCGTCTTGACGAGGTTCTCGCGGTCGATGGCGTGCGCGATGGCCTCGCGCACCTCCTTCTTCTCCAGCGCCTCGTTCTTCTCCTGGGTCATCCCGAGGTAGAAGAGGTTGAAGACGCCGCGGGTGGGGACCTGGAAGCCCGCGTTCTCCAGCGTCTTGACGTCGGCCGGGGCGACGAGGTCGTAGCCGTCGATGTCACCGGCCTGCAGCGCCTGGCGACGCGCTTCCTCGGTGTCGATGGTCCGGATGACCAGGTTCTTCACCTTGGCCTTGTCGCCCCAGTAGTCGTCGAATCGCTCCAGGGTGACTTCCTTGTTGCCCTTGTTCCACTTGGCGATCCGGTACGGCCCGGTGCCCGCGACCGTGCCCGCCTCCTGGCTGTACGCGGGGTAGGTGATCGCGTCGCCCTTGGCCGAGGCCTCCTGCTCCTGGTACGCCTCGATGGCCTTCGGCGAGTGAATCGCGAGGGCGTTCAGGGAGAAGCCGCCGGGCAGGTTGGCGGAGGGCTCCTTGACCTCGATGACGGCGGTGTTCGCGTCCTTGGCGGTGCAGGACTTGTAGTTCGCCTCGGGGGTCTCGGGGTCCTCGTTCTTCGCGAAGCCGCCCATGATGGTCTGCCAGTAGTAGGAGACCGCGCTGGACTGGTAGGTGCCCGTCCAGTTGAACCAGTGGTCGTAGTTGGCGCACACGGCGGCGGCGTCGAAGACCTCGCCGTCGTGGAACTTGACGTCCTCGCGGAGGTCGAAGGTCCAGACCGTGCCCTCGTCGTTGCTCTCCCAGCTCTCGGCCAGACCGCCGACCAACTCGGTTCCGCCCGCCTCGTGTTCGATCAGCGCCTCGAACGCCTGGAGGGTCACCCGGAAGGTCTCGCCGTCGCTCGCCAGCGACGGATCCAGCGAACTGGGATCACCGGGGGCGCCGAAGACGAAAGTGTCCTCCGCCGTGTCGCCGCCTTCGGTGTCTCGCTCACTGGCACAGCCGGTAGCGATCAGTCCGACCGCCAACGCGGCCGTGATCGCCCTGGCGGCGCGGGCTCTGGATATTCGCATAGGGAGGCCACTCCGGGTTCCACTGGGAATGCATGGCTGACCGCCAGAACACTACAGACGGGACCCGCACCCGAGAACAGTCCGGATAGCGGTGATACCTAGCTGAGATCTGAACACTCGATAAACCGGAACCATCCGGAACATCGCGGAAGCAATCACCGAACTCCACCGAGTGGCAAAGGAATTCCCCACTTGCGACCAGGATGGGTGAGATGCGGTCAGATCGCCCGCGCCGGGGTGGACTTCGGGGTGGGCGGGACTGCCACCTCCCACCCGGCACCGCGGCGGACCTGACGGCGTGACACCGGGAGAGGCGGCGAGCGGGAAAGCCCCGTCGCGGACCCCCGACACGGCCCGCGGGCGCGAGGGCGCGAGGGCGCGAGGGCGCGAGGGCGCGAGGGCGTCGGCTCAGCCGGGCTGGGGAGCGGCGGCTCCGGGCAGCCTCCCGGGCGCCGCCGGGTAGCCCTGCCCCGCTCCGGCTGCCGGCGCGCCATGGGCCTCACGGTCGTAGAACGGACGGGCGTTGGCGCGCAGCCACATCGCCACCGGGTCGTACGCGTCGGACATCGGTACGGTCGAGAGCGGCAGTCCCTCCGGGAGGGTCCCGACCGACTGACGCATCATCGTGCGTACCGTGTCCAGGGCCGGCGGGGAGGTGTCGTACACCTCCAGACCGATCGCCAGATACGGTCCGCCCAGCGCCGGCTGGACCCACGCGCGACGCAGCGTCCTGACCGCCGGCGTCCGGTGGGCCTGATGGGTCAGCAGGGCATAGAACTGCGGTACCGAGACCGTCGGGTGAGACAGCCTCAACGGACCGGCCGGCCGGCGCTCCAGCCCGGAGGCGACACGGCGCAGATCCGGCCACGGAACGCCCACACCGCCGCCCGGTGCGTGGGGGTTGAGCCAGACGCCGGTCCGGGTGGGAAAGAGAGAGCGGGCCGCCTCCAAGCCGTCGGCGACCTCGTACGAGCGGTCCCAGCCACTGGCGGAAAGCTCACGGGCGGACGTCACGCAGGGGACGTAGTCGCTTCCGGCCACCTCCATCCCGGCGTAGCGCGCGTCGGGTGAACCCTCCTGCCCTTCCCACAGGAGCATCCAGACCCGGCCCGAACCGGGGACGGCGAGCGCGCGCAACAGCGCCTCGTACGCCTCGTAGCGCCCGGGCGTCACCTGGCGCAGCATCTGCTCGACCGATCCGGCCGCGGTGCCGCTGGCGCTCACCTGTATCGCCCCCTTGAGAAGTCGCCCTGAATATGAAACCAGCTTAGGGGCCCTCCCGGACAGCGGGCGTCCCCCGGACGTGGGCCCGCACACGCGCCGCCGCCGTCCGGGCGCCCGTCCCGCCGAGCGCCCCCGGCGAAGGGCGCGGCCCCCACCGGGACTCCTGTCAGGAGTCCCGTCGATAGAACGGGCCGGTCCGCTCTCGCATCCAGTCGCAGACCGGATCGTCTGCCGCGTCCAACAGCACCAGATGGACCGGCCAGGGCGGCGGGGCCGCGGCGAGAGCCCTGCCCAACGCCTCCCGGGGGAGGGCATGGGCATCCCCGACCACGTCCGACACCTCCACACCCACGAACAACACCGGTTCGCCCGCCTCGACCGAGGCCAGGCAACGGCGAGCCGTGCGGACTCCGCCGACGGCGTCGAACTCCGCGCAGGCGGCGCCGAGGAAGGCCACCGGATCGTCACGCCAGTCGGGCTCGGACAGCGTGACCCGCCCGCCCCGAGCCTCCCCGTCGAGCGGATCGCGCCCCACCCTGCACAGCTCGGCGACGGCCGGCGGCGGAAGCGGCAGCCCCACCGCGCCCTCCGGGTTCACCACGACGCCGACCTGGGGTGGCAACCCTCGGGCGAACTCCACAGCGGGTGCGACGGCGAACGACGTGTGCGCGCCGGCCACTCGGCGCAACTGCCCCTCGGAGCTGAACACCGGGACGTAGGCCTGGCCTTCGATCTCCATCGCGGGCAGGTCGAGCGGGGCGCCGCCCGCGCCGCGACCTGCCGGCAGCGGCACCCAGACACGACTCCGTCCCAGCACCTCCACGATCCGCGCGCCCGCCGTCCGCACTCCGAGCGAGGCGGCGAGGGTCTCCTCCAACTCGTTCGCCGGCCAGCCGTCGTAGGGCCCGGGTGGAGTCTGTGACGGGGTGTCCGCGGAATACTCCGGGGAACCCGCTGGGTAGTCCATCTGCGTACCGCCTGCTCGAACCGCTTGCTGTGGCGGAAAGGCTAGCCCCTCGGGGAGTCCGGCACCGCCTCCGTGACCGTTCTCGAGGGGCGCCCGACACCGGACCCGCCGCCGCGGCCCCGAATCGGCGCACCGACACGGCCGCATCGGGGACCGCAGGGGCCGGACGTCGGTCAGCCGGCGGCACGGCGCGCCCGCCGTCGCGGACGGCCGCGGGGCTCCGCCTTCGGCGTGTCCGCGAAGGCGATGCGGCGCACCGCGTCGGCCGACTCGCGGTCCAGCAGCACCGCCGAGGCCGCGCCGACGGGGAGGCTGCCGCTGCCGGCCGAACGCAGCAACCGGGTGGTGGCCGAGCGGTGGCGCGCGAAGGCGTAGCGGGAAACGCCCCGGCCGCGCTCGCGTTGACCCGCCAAGGCCGTCTCGGCGTCGACGTCGATGAGCAACAGGTGCAGGCGGGAGCCGCGCCGGCGGGCCTCACGGGCCAACCACGCACGCACCCAGGCCTGGGTTCCGCAGTCGTGGACCACCACCCCGGTGCCGGAGCGCAACGCGCGGCGCAGCCCCGCGAAGTGGGCGATCCGCACCAGGGGTCGGTAGAGGGCGTACGGGAGGAAGCGCGGCATCCGGCGGTCCCACCGGTCGCGCGTGTCCTGCGAGTCGACGCGGGTGCCACGCGCGGCGCGCCTCATCAGGGTGGACTTGCCGCTGCCGGGGAGGCCGGTGACGACGACCAGGTCGGCGGGGCCGAAGAGCAGGGCACGCGGACCGCGTCCGACGTCGTCGCGGAGGTCGCGGACGACGGGAGCCGGCAGCGTGGCGGACTCCTCCCCCGCGGCGACGGCGGGCTGCCCCGGCAGCGCGAGGCCGGAGGTGGTGGCGTAGGCCGTGGTCCTGTTCACCGTGATCGTCCTCCCCTGGGGCGGTTCACCCGTTCCCGTCCCGTCGAGTGTAAAGAGCCGGCAATCCCCGGGTCTCGCGATTTCGTGCGCGTACTGCCACAGCCCGGTCACCGCGGACCTCCGGGAGAGGCCGGACGTTCGGGCCGGACAGGCACCGGACCGGCGCGCGAACGAGGGGACGACGCCGAATCGCCCCGGGCGATTCGGTGCCGGTCCGAGCGGTGACGTGGGCGGCCGGCGCGAAGGTGACGCGTGCGAACGTGTGGTCGACCCGACCGAGGCGCACCGTGATCCCCCGTCCCTCGGGCCGGGGACGATGTCACGGAAGACGGGTCTGCCCGGACCGGGCGACCCGTGCGATGATGTGGCCGCCAACTGCATACCGGCCGTTCGAATCCGCGCGGGAGAGTTCCCGGTCCTCGGACCGGGGCGCCGAAGGAGCAAGTACCTCCCTTGAATCTCTCAGGCCCCGTTACCGCGCGGGCGAGGCACATCTGAAAAGCGGGCCGCCCCCGTCCGGCGACCCCACCCACGGTGCAAGCCCTGCCCGTCGCGCTCCGACGGTCACGGCGAACCTCTCAGGTTCCGATGACAGATGGGGAGGAACGACCTCGCCGTCACCGCCTTGGGAGACCACCGACCGATGAGCAGTAACGAACCCCGCCGTACCGCGCTCGACGCCGTGCACCGCTCGCTCGGTGCGACCATGACCGACTTCGCCGGCTGGGAGATGCCGTTGCGCTACGGCTCCGAGCGGGACGAGCACGTCGCCGTCCGCACCCGGGCCGGGCTCTTCGACCTCTCGCACATGGGCGAGATCGCCGTCACCGGCGCCTCCGCCGCGGCCCTCTTGGACCACGCGCTGGTGGGCGACCTCGGCGGACTCAAGCCCGGCCGGGCACGCTACACCATGATCTGCCGGGAGGACGGGGGCATCCTGGACGATCTCATCGTGTACCGCCTGGCCGAGACGGAGTACCTGGTCGTCGCCAACGCCGCCAACGCGGAGGTCGTGCTGGACGCGCTGACCCGGCGGGCGGCGGGCTTCGACGCGCGGGTCCGCGACGACCGGGACGCCTACGCCCTGCTGGCGGTACAGGGGCCTCGGGCGGCGGAGATCCTGGGGGGCCTCACCGACGCCGACCTGGAGGGACTGCGGTACTACGCCGGTCTGCCGGGCACCGTGGCGGGTGTGTCGGCTCTGATCGCCCGCACCGGCTACACGGGCGAGGACGGTTTCGAACTGTTCGTCGATCCGGCCGACGCGGTGGCCCTCTGGCAGGCGCTGACCGCGGCGGGCGAGGGGGCCGGTCTGGTCCCGTGCGGTCTGTCCTGTCGGGACACGCTGCGTCTTGAGGCCGGGATGCCGCTGTACGGGCACGAGCTGAGCACGTCTCTGACCCCCTTCGACGCCGGACTGGGTCGGGTGGTGAAGTTCCAGAAGGAGGGGGACTTCGTCGGGCGGACCGCCTTGGAGGCCGCTGCCGCCCGCGCCGAGGGGAACCCGCCCCGCGTCCTGGTCGGCCTGGTGGCCGAGGGCCGTCGGGTGCCGCGCGCCGGCTACCCGGTGGTCGCCGAGGGGATCGTGATCGGCGAAGTCACCTCCGGCGCCCCGTCGCCGACCCTGGGAAGGCCGGTGGCGATGGCCTACGTCGACGCTTCGCACGCGGCGCCGGGCACGACCGGGGTGGCGGTGGACATCCGCGGCGCCCACGAACCCTACGAGGTGGTGGCCCTGCCCTTCTACAAGCGTAGAAAGTAGTCGCGCCGCAGGCCGGAGCCCGCCCGACCCCGTCGCCCGCGCGGCGCGCCGGACCCGGGGCCGCGGCCCGACCGTCACTCCGACGAACCCCCCCTTCGACACCTTTGTCACGCGTACAGGAGAATTCAGGCATGAGCAACCCCCAGCAGCTGCGGTACAGCAAGGAGCACGAGTGGCTGTCGGACGCCGTGGACGGCGTGTCGACGGTCGGCATCACGGCGCACGCGGCCGACGCGCTCGGCGACGTGGTCTTCGTGCAGCTCCCCGAGGTCGGGGACGCCGTCTCCGCCGGCGAGACCTGTGGTGAGCTGGAGTCGACCAAGTCCGTCTCCGACCTGTACTCCCCGGTGTCCGGCGAGATCACGGAGGTCAACCAGGACGTGGTGGACGATCCCTCGCTGGTGAACTCGGCACCATTCGAAAACGGCTGGTTGTTCCGGGTGCGGGTGACCGAGGAGCCGGCCGACCTGCTGTCCGCCGACGAGTACACCGCCCTCTCCGCAGGCTGAGGAGCCCGCCATGTCCGTTCTGAACACTCCCCTGCACGAGCTCGACCCCGAGGTCGCCGCCGCGGTGGACGCCGAGCTGGGCCGCCAGCGGTCCACCCTGGAGATGATCGCCTCGGAGAACTTCGCTCCGACGGCCGTGATGGAGGCACAGGGCTCGGTCCTCACCAACAAGTACGCCGAGGGCTATCCGGGCCGGCGCTACTACGGCGGTTGCGAGCACGTCGACGTCGTGGAGCGGATCGCCATCGATCGGGTGAAGGCCCTGTTCGGTGCCGAGCACGCCAACGTACAGCCGCACTCCGGCGCCCAGGCCAACGCGGCGGCGATGTCCGCCCTGCTGGAACCGGGCGACACGATCATGGGCCTCGATCTCGCCCACGGCGGTCACCTGACCCACGGGATGAGGATCAACTTCTCCGGGAGGCTGTACGACGTGGTCGCCTACCACGTCGGCGAGGACGGCCTGGTGGACATGGCCGAGGTGGAGCGGCTGGCCCGGGAGAAGCGACCCAGGCTGATCGTGGCCGGCTGGTCCGCCTACCCCCGCCGGCTCGACTTCGCGGAGTTCCGGCGGATCGCCGACGAGGTCGGCGCCCACCTGATGGTCGACATGGCGCACTTCGCCGGCTTGGTGGCGGCGGGTCTGCACCCCAACCCCGTCCCGCACGCGCACGTCGTGACCACGACGACCCACAAGACGCTCGGTGGACCGCGCGGTGGCGTGATCCTCAGCACAGCCGACCTCGCCAAGAAGATCAACTCTGCCGTCTTTCCAGGTCAGCAAGGCGGTCCGCTGGAGCACGTCGTCGCCGCGAAGGCGGTGGCCTTCAAGGTGGCGGCCGGTCGTGACTTCGCGGAGCGCCAGCGGCGTACCGTGGAGGGAGCCCGTGCCCTGGCCGACCGGCTGGTGCGGGACGACGCGAAGGCCGCGGGCGTGTCGGTGCTCACCGGGGGTACCGACGTGCACTTGGTCCTCGTGGACCTGCGGAAGTCGGAACTGGACGGCCGGCAGGCCGAGGATCGACTTCACGAGATCGGTATCACGGTCAACCGGAACGCCGTCCCGCACGACCCTCGACCTCCGATGGTCACCTCCGGTCTGCGCGTGGGGACGGCCGCGCTGGCCACCCGCGGCTTCACCGCGGGGGACTTCGCCGAGGTCGCCGACGTGATCGCCGAGGCGTTGAAGCCGTCGTACGACGCGCAGAGCCTGTCGGCCAGGGTCAAGGCCCTGGCCGACACGTACCCGCTCTATCCGACCGTCGGATAGCTCGACCCACACCGCGCGTCCAGCGCACCGCAGGGGGTGTCGTCCCGGCTCCGGGAGGACACCCCCGGCCGCCGCACCCCACCGTCCTGAGGAGTCAACCGTGGCCATCTCGGTCTTCGACCTGTTCTCGATCGGCATCGGCCCGTCGAGTTCGCACACGGTCGGCCCGATGCGGGCGGCCCGCATCTTCGCCCATCGGCTGCGCAACGAGGGGCTGCTCGGGTCGGTGGCCGGGGTACGGGCCGAGTTGTACGGCTCACTCGGCGCGACGGGGCACGGGCACGGCACGCCGAAGGCGGTCCTGCTGGGCCTGGAGGGAGACTCGCCCCGCACGGTCGACGTGGAGACCGCCGACGAACGCGTGGCGAAGATCGCGTCCTCCGGCGTGCTCCGACTCCTCGGCGAGCAGGAGATACGTTTCTCCGTCGACGAGGACCTGGTGTTGCACCGCCGCAAGGCACTTCCGTACCACGCCAACGGGATGACGCTCTGGGCGCACGACTTCGAGGGTGGCGAGCTGCTCTCCCGGACGTACTACTCGGTGGGTGGCGGGTTCGTCGTCGACGAGGACGCCGTGGGCGCCGACCGCATCAAGCTCGACGACACGGTGCTGAAGCACCCCTTCCGCACCGGTGACGAGCTGCTGCGCCTGACCCGCGAGACGGGTCTGTCGATCTCCGCCCTGATGTTGGAGAACGAGCGCGCCTGGCGTTCGGAGGAGGAGATCCGAGCGGGACTGTTGGACATCTGGCGGACCATGAGCGCCTGCGTGTCCAGGGGGATGTCCCGGGAGGGCATCCTGCCGGGCGGCCTGAAGGTGCGTCGCCGCGCGGCCACCACCGCGCGCAAGCTGCGGTCGGAGGGAGACCCGCAGGCACTGGCCATGGAGTGGATCACGCTCTACGCGATGGCGGTGAACGAGGAGAACGCCGCCGGCGGCCGGGTCGTGACGGCTCCGACCAACGGCGCGGCCGGCATCATCCCGGCGGTGCTGCACTACTACACGAACTTCGTCCCCGGAGCCGACGAGGAGGGAGTGGTCCGCTTCCTGCTCGCGGCCGGCGCGATCGGCATGCTGTTCAAGGAGAACGCCTCCATCTCCGGCGCCGAGGTCGGCTGCCAGGGCGAGGTGGGCTCGGCCTGCTCGATGGCGGCGGGTGCACTCGCAGAGGTGCTGGGCGGCAGCCCCGAGCAGGTGGAGAACGCCGCGGAGATCGGCATGGAGCACAACCTCGGGCTGACCTGTGACCCGGTCGGGGGCCTGGTCCAGATCCCGTGCATCGAGCGCAACGGCATGGCGGCGGTCAAGGCGGTCACGGCGGCTCGGATGGCGCTCCGCGGGGACGGCAGCCACAAGGTCTCCCTCGACAAGGTCATCAAGACGATGAAGGAGACCGGCGCCGACATGTCCGTCAAGTACAAGGAGACCGCGCGGGGCGGGCTCGCGGTGAACATCATCGAGTGCTGACCGCCTTCGCGCACGGCGGTGACCACCTCGCGTCCTCCGCACGCCAGGGCGGTCCGGCGCGCCGCGGGCTCGGGGCGGCGGCGCGGGCCGCTCAGCGGTCCGAGACCCGGACCTCGAACCACGTCGTCTTGCCGCGCGGCAACAGGTCCACCCCCCACCGGTCGGAGAGCTTGTCCACCAGGAAGAGTCCACGACCGCTGACGTCCATCTCCTGAACGGGCATCAGGCAGGGCAGCCCTCGGGACGGGTCGCGGACCTCGACGCGGATCCATCCCGGCCGGCGACGCATCCGGAGCCCGAAGACCCGGGCGCCGGTGTGGCGTACGGCGTTGCCGACCAGCTCCGAGACCAGCAGGACGACGTCCTCCGCCACCCGGGGCGAGAGCCCCCACTGACGGAGGATCACCACCTGGGCCAGGCGTCGGGCGGTGGCCGCCGATTCCGGCCGGGAGGGCAACGGCACCTCGACCACGGCCGGATCGCCGTACAGGTCCAGCGCCCTCGCCGCGTGTTCGTCCTCCACCGCCGGCGACCAGCGCGCCGCGGTGGCACGCCCGGATCCCCGCGGCTGCTCCGTACCCTCCAGCCCCGCCATCCCCCCATCATGGCCTTCGCCTGGAACTCCTGCGGCCGTTCCGGGGGAATACCCCTGCCGGAACGCGATGTTCCGGAGCTGGGGGCGAGTCTGTGTCAAGGGCGGGTCGGGGTCCATTTCGACCCGAACGACCTGTGTGTTCGCGTTTCTCGGGCCATCTCCGAGGCCGCGACGCGCGGCGGTCGGCGGGCCGCCGCCGACCGCCGGCCGGTCCGCCCCTTCGGGCGAACCGGAAGCGCCCGGCGACGTGACGGCCTCAACTGAACCGTGCCTTGCCCGGTCCCTCCTCCACGAAGCTCCGCATGCCGCGCTCTCGGTCCTCGGTGGCGAACAGGCCGGCGAACCAGTTGCGTTCGATGGCCAGGCCGGTCTCGATGTCCGTCTCCAGCCCCGCGTCGACCGACTCCTTGGCGGCGCGCAGGGCCATCGCGGGCCCCCGGGCCAGACTCTCCGCCCACGCGTACGCCTGCTCGTAGACCTCGTCGCCGGGCACCACCCGGTCCACGAGGCCGAGAGAGAGCGCCTCCTCGGCGCCGACCTGTCGACCCGTGAAGATCAGGTCCTTGGCCCGGGAGGGGCCGACGAGGCGGGAGAGCCGTTGAGTTCCCCCGGCACCGGGAATCAGGCCCAGCAGGATCTCGGGCTGGCCCAGCCTGGCCCTCTCCCCGGCGATCCGGTAGTCGGCGCACAGCGCCAACTCGCATCCCCCGCCCAGGGCGTAGCCCGTGACCGCGGCCACCACGGGCTTGGGGATCCGGGCCACCGCGGTGA contains:
- a CDS encoding ABC transporter permease, which produces MLRLVVRRLLQLIPTLLGLSVLLFIWLNRLPGGPASAILGEKATEAEIARINRALGLDQPLYVQYWRFLKRIGELDLGTSVQTGQPVWEEFTLRFPATVELSLAAMVIAIVVGVPLGYFAARNRGGWLDVTAVSGSLVGICVPVFFLALILKGVFAVELGLFPTYGRQSTGIDATNVTGFAVLDGLLTGELDAAWDAVTHLVLPAVTLASIPLAVIVRMTRASVLEVLGEDYVRTAESKGLRPRVVRSRHVLRNAMLPVVTAVGLLTGSLLSGAVLTESVFSFGGIGSFIRRAIDGRDYPVLVGFIMFIAITYVLINLLVDVAYSLIDPRVRVH
- a CDS encoding ABC transporter substrate-binding protein; this translates as MRISRARAARAITAALAVGLIATGCASERDTEGGDTAEDTFVFGAPGDPSSLDPSLASDGETFRVTLQAFEALIEHEAGGTELVGGLAESWESNDEGTVWTFDLREDVKFHDGEVFDAAAVCANYDHWFNWTGTYQSSAVSYYWQTIMGGFAKNEDPETPEANYKSCTAKDANTAVIEVKEPSANLPGGFSLNALAIHSPKAIEAYQEQEASAKGDAITYPAYSQEAGTVAGTGPYRIAKWNKGNKEVTLERFDDYWGDKAKVKNLVIRTIDTEEARRQALQAGDIDGYDLVAPADVKTLENAGFQVPTRGVFNLFYLGMTQEKNEALEKKEVREAIAHAIDRENLVKTQLPEGGKVATQFMPETIDGHSDKVKTYAYDTAKAKELLSEAGESGLEVEFCYPTEVTRPYMPAPQDLFELMKADLEKAGFKVTPKPMKWAPDYLDATEAGGCALHMLGWTGDFNDGYNFIGTWFAEYDKQWGFKNEKLFEAVRAGSQEGDPVKRIEAYEKANEMIMDYLPGLPISSSPPAIAFGKNVNPPKVSPLTQEYFAEVSFK
- a CDS encoding enhanced serine sensitivity protein SseB C-terminal domain-containing protein — encoded protein: MSASGTAAGSVEQMLRQVTPGRYEAYEALLRALAVPGSGRVWMLLWEGQEGSPDARYAGMEVAGSDYVPCVTSARELSASGWDRSYEVADGLEAARSLFPTRTGVWLNPHAPGGGVGVPWPDLRRVASGLERRPAGPLRLSHPTVSVPQFYALLTHQAHRTPAVRTLRRAWVQPALGGPYLAIGLEVYDTSPPALDTVRTMMRQSVGTLPEGLPLSTVPMSDAYDPVAMWLRANARPFYDREAHGAPAAGAGQGYPAAPGRLPGAAAPQPG
- a CDS encoding enhanced serine sensitivity protein SseB, with the translated sequence MDYPAGSPEYSADTPSQTPPGPYDGWPANELEETLAASLGVRTAGARIVEVLGRSRVWVPLPAGRGAGGAPLDLPAMEIEGQAYVPVFSSEGQLRRVAGAHTSFAVAPAVEFARGLPPQVGVVVNPEGAVGLPLPPPAVAELCRVGRDPLDGEARGGRVTLSEPDWRDDPVAFLGAACAEFDAVGGVRTARRCLASVEAGEPVLFVGVEVSDVVGDAHALPREALGRALAAAPPPWPVHLVLLDAADDPVCDWMRERTGPFYRRDS
- a CDS encoding AAA family ATPase, which gives rise to MNRTTAYATTSGLALPGQPAVAAGEESATLPAPVVRDLRDDVGRGPRALLFGPADLVVVTGLPGSGKSTLMRRAARGTRVDSQDTRDRWDRRMPRFLPYALYRPLVRIAHFAGLRRALRSGTGVVVHDCGTQAWVRAWLAREARRRGSRLHLLLIDVDAETALAGQRERGRGVSRYAFARHRSATTRLLRSAGSGSLPVGAASAVLLDRESADAVRRIAFADTPKAEPRGRPRRRARRAAG
- the gcvT gene encoding glycine cleavage system aminomethyltransferase GcvT yields the protein MSSNEPRRTALDAVHRSLGATMTDFAGWEMPLRYGSERDEHVAVRTRAGLFDLSHMGEIAVTGASAAALLDHALVGDLGGLKPGRARYTMICREDGGILDDLIVYRLAETEYLVVANAANAEVVLDALTRRAAGFDARVRDDRDAYALLAVQGPRAAEILGGLTDADLEGLRYYAGLPGTVAGVSALIARTGYTGEDGFELFVDPADAVALWQALTAAGEGAGLVPCGLSCRDTLRLEAGMPLYGHELSTSLTPFDAGLGRVVKFQKEGDFVGRTALEAAAARAEGNPPRVLVGLVAEGRRVPRAGYPVVAEGIVIGEVTSGAPSPTLGRPVAMAYVDASHAAPGTTGVAVDIRGAHEPYEVVALPFYKRRK
- the gcvH gene encoding glycine cleavage system protein GcvH, whose amino-acid sequence is MSNPQQLRYSKEHEWLSDAVDGVSTVGITAHAADALGDVVFVQLPEVGDAVSAGETCGELESTKSVSDLYSPVSGEITEVNQDVVDDPSLVNSAPFENGWLFRVRVTEEPADLLSADEYTALSAG
- the glyA gene encoding serine hydroxymethyltransferase, which gives rise to MSVLNTPLHELDPEVAAAVDAELGRQRSTLEMIASENFAPTAVMEAQGSVLTNKYAEGYPGRRYYGGCEHVDVVERIAIDRVKALFGAEHANVQPHSGAQANAAAMSALLEPGDTIMGLDLAHGGHLTHGMRINFSGRLYDVVAYHVGEDGLVDMAEVERLAREKRPRLIVAGWSAYPRRLDFAEFRRIADEVGAHLMVDMAHFAGLVAAGLHPNPVPHAHVVTTTTHKTLGGPRGGVILSTADLAKKINSAVFPGQQGGPLEHVVAAKAVAFKVAAGRDFAERQRRTVEGARALADRLVRDDAKAAGVSVLTGGTDVHLVLVDLRKSELDGRQAEDRLHEIGITVNRNAVPHDPRPPMVTSGLRVGTAALATRGFTAGDFAEVADVIAEALKPSYDAQSLSARVKALADTYPLYPTVG
- a CDS encoding L-serine ammonia-lyase, translated to MAISVFDLFSIGIGPSSSHTVGPMRAARIFAHRLRNEGLLGSVAGVRAELYGSLGATGHGHGTPKAVLLGLEGDSPRTVDVETADERVAKIASSGVLRLLGEQEIRFSVDEDLVLHRRKALPYHANGMTLWAHDFEGGELLSRTYYSVGGGFVVDEDAVGADRIKLDDTVLKHPFRTGDELLRLTRETGLSISALMLENERAWRSEEEIRAGLLDIWRTMSACVSRGMSREGILPGGLKVRRRAATTARKLRSEGDPQALAMEWITLYAMAVNEENAAGGRVVTAPTNGAAGIIPAVLHYYTNFVPGADEEGVVRFLLAAGAIGMLFKENASISGAEVGCQGEVGSACSMAAGALAEVLGGSPEQVENAAEIGMEHNLGLTCDPVGGLVQIPCIERNGMAAVKAVTAARMALRGDGSHKVSLDKVIKTMKETGADMSVKYKETARGGLAVNIIEC
- a CDS encoding ATP-binding protein, whose translation is MAGLEGTEQPRGSGRATAARWSPAVEDEHAARALDLYGDPAVVEVPLPSRPESAATARRLAQVVILRQWGLSPRVAEDVVLLVSELVGNAVRHTGARVFGLRMRRRPGWIRVEVRDPSRGLPCLMPVQEMDVSGRGLFLVDKLSDRWGVDLLPRGKTTWFEVRVSDR